The genomic interval AAGAGCTTGTAAGCACCGGTAATCTAACGCCGCTTGAGAGATCTATAGACAGGGTAACTAAGATCTTAAGAGATGGTTTTAGGTCATCACGAGACAAGAAATACTGGAACAAAAGCGGCAGCCTTCGCTTTGAACCGGCACTTTATGAGCATGAATATAGGCCAGAGACGCCGGATGAGATATGGAAGAGAACTTATGATGAAGTAATTTTGTGCCTAGAGAATTTCTATAAATCATCAGTACCCCAAGAGGTTTCTAATCTTCCAAAAGAGGTAGTTTGCTCAATTGAGAGCATGACAGGCTCATATTTCTCATTTAACTCCGAGCTCTACTATGTGAAGCTTGATTTAGCCTATAGCATAGATGATGAAATTAAGATTTATGATTGGAAAACAGGCTCTGGTGAAGCTGATCAACTTCAGTTTCTTGTCTATGCCTTATATGCACATGAAGAATTGGATTTTGACCTCAATAAAATAAGTGTTACCGAGCTTAACCTCTTTGAAGATTACACAAAAATTCACACCTTTGATGAAGATCAAATAAACTATGCCAGAGAGTATATTAGCGAAAGCATAGATAACATGAAGAGGAATCTTAACAACCCCCAGGAAAATGAGGCAATAATGCTAGATTTCCCCAGAACACAGGACACTAAGACCTGTGAGCTTTGTAAATTTCAGAAAATCTGTTTTGACCTAGACTAAACATTATCTCCATTTGTGCTCAATATTAGAGAATGTGTCATTTGACTATGAAAATTATCTGAATTAAAGTATGCAAGATAGCTATAAAGCAATACATTATAAAGTGCGCGTAAAATGGCAGAACTAATAAAGAAAGTAAGTGATTTCCTCACAAAAGATATTTGGCACTTAGACACCTCTACGCTAAATAGAACTAGGGCTGCACTTGTTTATGTAGTGAAACTTGTCTATGCAACAATAAAAGGCTATACAGAGAACGAGCTAGGACTAAGATCAATGGGACTAGTTTATTCCACACTTCTTTCTATTGTACCGCTTTTAGCCTTTAGCTTCTCAATTTTAAAGGCCTTTGGTGTCGTAGAAAACCAAGTAGAGCCGTTTTTAGCCAATTTTTTAGAGCCCCTAGGAGATAAAGGACCTGAAATAACAAGCCAAATAATAGGTTTCATTGACAACATAAACTTCGGGGTTCTTGGAGTAGTAGGATTACTTCTTCTTATATACACATCTGTTTCTCTAATCATGAAGATCGAAGACTCGATTAACCATATTTGGAATGTTAGAAGAGGACGAGGAATATTTAGAAGATTCAGCGATTATATAACGATTTTACTCCTTGGCCCTGTGCTAATTTTCTCTGCAATTGCTCTAACGACTTCATTTGAGAGCAACACAGTAGTTCAGAAGGTACTAGACATAGAGCCATTGGGAACGCTGGTGCTAATGGCGGCTAAATTTGCTCCGTATCTGATGGTATTTTTAGTTTTCACATTTATATATGTGATCCTGCCGAACACTAAAGTTAGTATCAAATCTGCATTCATTGGCGGACTTATTGCAGCAATTGCCTGGCAGACAACGTCGTGGGTATTTGCATTTACAGTGGCAAAATCTACAAAATACGCATCTATTTATTCAAGCCTAGCTGTATTAATACTCTTTATGCTCTGGGTATACATAAACTGGCTCATATTCTTGATCGGAGCTCAGATAACCTATTGTCACCAGAACTTAAGAAATCTTGATCTTGGTAGAACCATATTTAGGCTAAGCAGTAAGCTAAA from Thermodesulfobacteriota bacterium carries:
- a CDS encoding PD-(D/E)XK nuclease family protein, which gives rise to MADFKNEFSWSYSRDNLFQECRREYYYNYYGSWGGWDIERADSLTRTLYVLKNLQNRWQWKGSAVHDEIERILKELVSTGNLTPLERSIDRVTKILRDGFRSSRDKKYWNKSGSLRFEPALYEHEYRPETPDEIWKRTYDEVILCLENFYKSSVPQEVSNLPKEVVCSIESMTGSYFSFNSELYYVKLDLAYSIDDEIKIYDWKTGSGEADQLQFLVYALYAHEELDFDLNKISVTELNLFEDYTKIHTFDEDQINYAREYISESIDNMKRNLNNPQENEAIMLDFPRTQDTKTCELCKFQKICFDLD
- a CDS encoding YihY/virulence factor BrkB family protein, translated to MAELIKKVSDFLTKDIWHLDTSTLNRTRAALVYVVKLVYATIKGYTENELGLRSMGLVYSTLLSIVPLLAFSFSILKAFGVVENQVEPFLANFLEPLGDKGPEITSQIIGFIDNINFGVLGVVGLLLLIYTSVSLIMKIEDSINHIWNVRRGRGIFRRFSDYITILLLGPVLIFSAIALTTSFESNTVVQKVLDIEPLGTLVLMAAKFAPYLMVFLVFTFIYVILPNTKVSIKSAFIGGLIAAIAWQTTSWVFAFTVAKSTKYASIYSSLAVLILFMLWVYINWLIFLIGAQITYCHQNLRNLDLGRTIFRLSSKL